A genomic stretch from Haloarchaeobius amylolyticus includes:
- a CDS encoding AIM24 family protein — MDLDQFTRENAPKAGGEGFQLENSKLLDVALDGSVMAKAGSMVAYEGDISFERKSAGGLTGMLKKAATGEGSVMMQATGSGNLYLADQGKKVQILSLDAGEEISVNGNDVLAFESTIDWDIRTIDSIAGATTGGLFNVYLEGPGNVAITTHGEPLVLETPVTTDPDATVAWSSSVSPGVKTDRTIKGFLGKSSGETYQLDFAEPGGFVIVQPYEEVGPGQ, encoded by the coding sequence ATGGACCTCGACCAATTCACGCGAGAGAACGCACCGAAAGCGGGAGGCGAAGGCTTCCAGCTGGAGAACTCGAAACTGCTCGACGTGGCGCTCGACGGGAGCGTCATGGCGAAGGCCGGGTCGATGGTCGCCTACGAGGGCGACATCTCCTTCGAACGCAAGTCCGCTGGCGGCCTGACAGGGATGCTCAAGAAGGCTGCGACCGGTGAGGGCTCGGTCATGATGCAGGCCACCGGGTCGGGCAACCTCTACCTCGCCGACCAGGGCAAGAAGGTACAGATCCTGAGCCTCGACGCCGGCGAGGAGATCAGCGTCAACGGGAACGACGTGCTGGCGTTCGAGAGCACGATCGACTGGGACATCCGGACCATCGACAGCATCGCCGGCGCGACCACCGGCGGGCTGTTCAACGTCTACCTCGAGGGCCCCGGGAACGTCGCCATCACGACCCACGGCGAGCCGCTGGTGCTGGAGACGCCGGTCACGACCGACCCGGACGCGACGGTCGCCTGGAGCAGCTCCGTCTCGCCGGGCGTCAAGACCGACCGCACCATCAAGGGCTTCCTCGGGAAGTCCTCGGGCGAGACCTACCAGCTCGACTTCGCGGAGCCGGGTGGGTTCGTCATCGTCCAGCCCTACGAGGAGGTCGGCCCGGGCCAGTAA